From the genome of Gracilibacillus salitolerans, one region includes:
- a CDS encoding cold-shock protein has protein sequence MQQGTVKWFNADKGFGFIEVEGGEDLFVHFSAIQGDGFKTLEEGQTVTFDTEEGQRGLQATNVNKA, from the coding sequence ATGCAACAAGGTACAGTTAAATGGTTTAATGCAGATAAAGGTTTCGGTTTTATCGAAGTAGAAGGTGGCGAAGATTTATTCGTACATTTCTCAGCTATTCAAGGTGACGGTTTTAAAACTTTAGAAGAAGGTCAAACGGTTACGTTTGATACTGAAGAAGGTCAACGTGGACTTCAAGCTACTAACGTTAATAAAGCATAA
- a CDS encoding DEAD/DEAH box helicase, with amino-acid sequence MNEINFESYQLSDEIKKALDVLKYNTPTKVQSEVIPRVLENQDLIVKSQTGSGKTAAFGIPICEKMVWEENKPQALVLTPTRELAAQVREDITNIGRFKRIKALAVYGKEPFAIQKDELKQKTHVVVGTPGRVMDHIEQETLDLEQIKYLVIDEADEMLRMGFIDEVEAIIKQVPPNRITMLYSATIPKEIEKLCHKYMQDPINVEISTEVTTDRIEHSLFEVKKDLKMDLLKDVTIVENPDSCIIFCNTQDQVKEVWTELEQAHYACEQIHGGLEQEKRFAVMEGFKMGEFRYLVATDVAARGIDVDNVSLVINFDVPMEKESYVHRTGRTGRAGNKGKAITFAADFEGKYLRPIEKYIGFALRRRELPSKEEVREVKVDFDKKMTERRIVKNNKTARINQDIMKLHFNGGKKKKIRAVDLVGTISNIPNVTADDIGIITIKDNWSYVDILNGKGSLVLEAMEHTKVKGKRLKVSKAMK; translated from the coding sequence ATGAACGAAATAAATTTTGAGAGCTATCAATTAAGTGATGAAATAAAAAAAGCACTAGATGTATTAAAATACAATACGCCTACAAAGGTACAAAGTGAAGTTATTCCACGAGTATTGGAAAATCAAGATTTAATAGTGAAATCTCAAACCGGAAGTGGAAAGACTGCTGCTTTTGGTATTCCTATCTGTGAAAAAATGGTATGGGAGGAAAATAAGCCACAAGCATTAGTGCTAACTCCAACAAGAGAGCTAGCTGCTCAAGTTCGTGAAGATATAACCAATATCGGCAGATTTAAACGAATAAAAGCATTAGCTGTATATGGCAAAGAACCATTTGCTATTCAAAAGGATGAACTGAAACAAAAAACACATGTAGTTGTTGGTACACCAGGTCGAGTAATGGACCATATCGAACAAGAGACATTAGACTTAGAGCAAATAAAGTATCTTGTCATTGATGAAGCAGATGAAATGCTTAGGATGGGCTTTATAGATGAGGTAGAAGCTATCATCAAACAGGTACCACCAAACAGAATAACGATGTTATACTCTGCAACCATACCAAAAGAAATTGAAAAGCTCTGTCATAAATATATGCAAGATCCCATAAATGTCGAAATTTCAACAGAGGTCACAACTGACCGTATTGAGCACAGTTTATTTGAAGTGAAAAAAGATTTAAAAATGGATCTACTCAAGGATGTGACCATTGTTGAAAATCCAGATAGTTGTATTATCTTTTGCAACACACAAGATCAAGTAAAGGAAGTATGGACTGAACTAGAACAAGCTCATTACGCTTGTGAACAGATTCATGGTGGACTAGAGCAAGAAAAACGATTTGCTGTAATGGAAGGCTTTAAAATGGGGGAATTTCGTTATCTTGTAGCAACAGATGTAGCTGCAAGAGGCATAGATGTGGATAATGTGTCTCTCGTTATTAACTTTGATGTTCCAATGGAAAAGGAAAGCTATGTACACCGAACAGGAAGAACAGGTCGTGCAGGTAATAAAGGGAAAGCAATCACATTTGCAGCTGATTTTGAAGGGAAATACTTACGACCAATAGAGAAATATATTGGTTTTGCGCTCCGTAGACGGGAGCTACCTTCGAAAGAGGAAGTAAGGGAAGTAAAAGTAGACTTCGATAAAAAAATGACGGAAAGACGCATTGTGAAAAATAATAAAACAGCGAGAATTAATCAAGATATTATGAAGCTACACTTTAATGGCGGTAAAAAGAAAAAAATCCGGGCGGTGGATCTTGTCGGTACTATTTCCAATATACCAAATGTCACAGCAGATGATATCGGGATTATTACCATTAAAGATAATTGGTCTTATGTTGATATTTTGAATGGCAAAGGATCTTTAGTTTTGGAAGCGATGGAACATACAAAAGTCAAAGGTAAAAGATTAAAAGTAAGTAAAGCGATGAAATAG
- a CDS encoding deoxynucleoside kinase → MKDFYIDCLKRLKRTEGDGWKMITIDGVVGVGKTTLMDIVVEELGYTPFEEPVVNNPILDRFYYDRERYSFPLQVFFLNERFKHIKNASKLNQAVLDRSIYGDVIFAKMLKDSGEMSEEEFNIYLSLFKNMIEHCQPPALMIYLEISTDEAIRRINKRGRSYEVDTEDAYWERLNKEYKEYFEVYDASPVLKINVDRLDFENNPADREYVIAQIKKELDVLNV, encoded by the coding sequence ATGAAAGACTTTTATATTGATTGTCTAAAAAGGTTAAAAAGGACAGAAGGAGATGGATGGAAAATGATTACGATAGATGGGGTAGTAGGTGTAGGAAAAACAACTTTAATGGATATAGTTGTAGAAGAGTTAGGGTATACACCATTTGAAGAACCCGTTGTGAATAATCCGATTTTAGATAGATTTTATTATGACCGGGAACGGTACAGTTTTCCGTTACAAGTATTCTTCTTAAATGAGCGTTTCAAACATATAAAAAATGCTAGTAAACTTAACCAGGCTGTACTGGACCGTTCGATTTATGGAGATGTTATTTTTGCAAAAATGCTAAAAGATAGCGGAGAAATGTCTGAAGAAGAATTCAACATTTATTTAAGTTTATTCAAAAATATGATAGAACATTGTCAACCTCCAGCATTAATGATATACCTTGAAATATCAACAGATGAAGCGATTCGTCGTATTAACAAACGTGGCAGAAGCTATGAAGTCGATACGGAAGATGCGTATTGGGAAAGGTTGAATAAAGAGTACAAAGAATATTTTGAAGTATATGACGCTTCACCTGTTTTGAAAATTAATGTAGATAGATTGGATTTTGAGAACAATCCAGCAGATCGTGAATATGTCATAGCTCAAATAAAAAAAGAATTAGATGTACTAAACGTATAG